The Geoalkalibacter subterraneus genome contains the following window.
CTGGCCCATGCGCTGGTCAACGCCGTGGCGGTGCTGATCATCGCCTGCCCTTGCGCCCTCGGCCTGGCCACGCCCATGTCGATCATGGTCGGCACCGGACACGGTGCGACCCATGGAGTGCTGATCAAAAATGCCGAGGCCCTCGAAACCATGGAGAAGATCGACACCATCGTTGTCGATAAGACCGGAACCCTGACCGAGGGAAAACCCCGGTTGACGGAGGTTGCGGCCAGCGCCGATTTTTCCGAAGACGACGTGCTGCGTCTGGCGGCAAGCCTCGAGCAGGGCAGCGAGCACCCTCTGGCCGAAGCCATCGTGGCCGAAGCCAAAGAGCGGGAACTGGAACTTTCATCGGTGGACGATTTCGACGCAAAAACCGGCAAAGGGGTTATCGGCAGGGCAGGCGAGACAAAGGTCGCCGTCGGCAACCTGAAGCTGTTCGAGGAATTGTCCATTGACGCAGGCGATCTTGTCGAAAGAGCCGAAAATCTGCGCAAGAAAGGGGCCACAGTCATGTTTGTGGCCATCGACGGCAAACCGGCAGGCCTTCTCGGGGTCTCAGACCCCATCAAGGAAACTACCCCTGAGGCTATCAAAACATTGCAGGAGCAGGGCATAAGGGTGGTCATGCTTACCGGCGACAGCCGCACCACAGCCATGGCGGTAGGGCAGAAGCTCGGCATTGATGAGATCGAGGCTGAAGTTTCCCCTGACCGTAAAAATGAGATCGTCGCCCAGTTTCAGGACGAGGGGCGCATGGTCGCTATGGCCGGCGACGGCATCAATGACGCCCCGGCACTGGCGCAGGCCCATGTGGGTATTGCCATGGGCTCGGGAACCGAGGTGGCCATGGAGAGTGCCGGCATCACCCTGGTCAAAGGCGACCTGACCGGAATCCTCAAGGCGGTGAGTCTGAGCCGCGCGACGATGCGCAACATCCGCCAGAACCTCTTTTTCGCTTTTATTTACAACAGCCTCGGTATTCCCATTGCCGCCGGCCTCCTCTATCCCTTCTTCGGTATTCTGCTCAGCCCGATGATCGCTGCGGCGGCCATGAGCATGAGCTCGGTATCGGTGGTGGGCAATGCCCTGCGGCTTCGGAGGCTGGAGTTGTAAAGTCGAGCCGCCACCTGGAGCAATCCCAAGAAAAGCACCCGTGAGCAAATGATTAGATAAAGGGGCATTGCGGCGCTCCTTGGTTGTTTTTGGAAAAAACAAAGGGCGAAAAGATTTTGATGTCTTTTCGCCCTTTGAAGTGATTGATGTCAGAATGCGTTTAGTTGATCTGGTGCTGCTGCTGCTCGCGGCCGAAGCTTTTAGCGACGCCGAAGAGTACCAGGAATGCCGGGACCAGTTGGGCGACCACGATCAGGCCGAAGAATCCGATGAAGGCCCAGACCAGCAGTCCGCTGTGTTCCGTTGCGCCGGCGGCGGCGAGGGCGGGAGAAGCAATACCGAGCAGGGTCAATGTGGTCAACAGAGTCGCTTTCATGATGTTACCTCCTTTTCAGGGTTATCCGTGAGTGGCAAAGTCCACTGTGTTTTTTCGTTGTTGTCTTTCTATATAGCATCAGCGATGCCAAGTATTGTTTTTCGTGGAGATATCCTATTAAGTTGCCGTAAATTCTGCATAAATTTTTTAACCACGAGCTGGTTTGCCCTATGTGCTCCCGATTAGGATAATATTTTTTTTATACACCCACGAAGAGATTTGAGGGCCGGGTAAATGCTTATTTTTCTGTTAAGCGTCTGAAATGACAACAAAAATATTGGAGTTGTTTCGTGTATGAAAACGATATGCGGTCAATAATAAAAACATTGGGCTGAAGATTTCGGAGCGGATGATATTCTTTTTGCGGGTCGCGATGAGTGCGAAGCCTTCCAGGTGTAGATCCGAATATCTTTGATAGAATCTCTGCCATGCTGACAGATGTTTCAGGCGATTGACCTGCACGGGATCAGAACCAAATCTTTTTGTGAAAATGGGAGGGAAAAATGGCGAAAGGTCGAAGTGGTCGAAGATTCCTTCCAGGGCAACGAAGTGGAAGGACGTCCGGAGGATGTCATCAGGGCGATCCGTGACAATTTCAAGGGGGCCTATATCGCCAACGGCAATTATTCGGCCGATGAAGCCCGGCAGCGGATCGGGGATGGTCTCTGCGATCTGGTCACCTTTGGGAGATTGTTTATCTCCAATCCTGACCTGCCGGAGAGATTCAGACGCAATGCAGCTCTGAATGAATATGACAAAGACACATTTTACGGTGGGGATGAACACGGATATACGGATTATCCCGCACTTGGAGATCGATAAGCACGATACGACCGAATCGCTGCCTGTTTTCGATTCTCGTCGAAAATTTACTGGGGGCCTCGTTCCCCGCCGGGTTTGTTCATATTGGCGATGTCATCGACTTCGGCGCGGACCCGGGGGAGGCATTCGGGGTAGTTGGATTGAAGCCAGGACAGCAGCTTCTCCCTCACGGCACAGCGCAGGTCCCAGGCTGTCCCGGCATCATGGGCGCTCATCAGGGCGCGCAATTCCATCGTTTGATTGTCGGTCCCTGTGACCTGCAGCCCCCAGACTTTGCCATCCCAGCCTTCGCAATCCTTCAGAATCACGTGCAGTTGCTCGCGAAGCGCCTCGACCGGCAGGCGGTAGTCGGCATAAATAAATACAGTCCCCAGGATGTCCGCACTGACCCGGGTCCAGTTCTGGAATGTGTTGTCGATGAAATAGGTGATCGGGACGACAAGCCGGCGCAGATCCCAAATGCGTACGACAACGTAAGTCAGGGTAATCTCCTCGATGCGGCCCCATTCCCCTTCGACAATCACCACATCGTCAATGCGGATCGGCTGCGTCAGCGCAATCTGGATGCCGGCAAAAAGCGTCGCCAGACTTTTCTGCGCGGCGAAGCCCACGATTATCCCGGCAATCCCCGCTGAAGCCAGGAGGCTGACGCCGATCTGGCGAATTTTTTCAAAAGTCATCAGCATGGAAGATGCGCCGATGATGCAGATGATCACCACCATGATTTTAACCAGAACATTGACCTGGGTGTAGATCGTTCGCGCCCGCAGATTGTCGCTTTTGTCCAAGCTATGGTTGTGCAGGATCAGGTCGCGCGTGACAAAAACAGCCGAAACCATAAGCCAGCTCAGCCCGCCGATGAAAAGAAGGCTGAAAATGTGCCGCAGAATTGCGATGACCTCATCGGAAAGTCGCAGAGAGGGGGTAATCAGCAGGAGAATGGCCAGGGGCAGCAGCAGCCGCGCGGGACCTTCGAGATTGCGGACGATGCTGTGAAGCCAACGGTTCTGGGTTTTCGCCGCCAGTTTGTCCAGAATCTTGAACAGGATCTTATGCAACGCACCGCCGACGATTGCTCCTAGAATCAGGATCCCGACAGGGATCAGTACGTTGAACCATTCCCGGATCTCAATATCCATGGGATCTCCTCCAGATGGGAATTCAAAACTTCCGACCAGTTTGTATCATCACCATGATAGCGGTTGCGTATGATTCATCAAGCGGGATGGCCCTTCGTTGGGTTTTATGGGCCACAATTATGCGTGATCCAGCATTGAATCCATCCTGATTTCACGCCAGGGTGGACAGATTCATCCAGCGATAAAAATCGCGAATGCATGGGGCAGGGCGCGGCCAATATCGCCTCAGGGTTTCTCGGCGGCATGGCCGGCTGCGTGATGATCGGCCAGTCGGTCATCAATATCAAATCGGGTGGGCGTGGGCGCCTATGGCCACTCCCGCATACGTCATCTGCTCATCGGCAGTACCACCACTGAAATGCTGAAGAAAATCGAACGTGTCTTTGCTGCTGCTACGGTAAAAGTCTGCCGCCTGGATTTTCTAAATCTCCAACGCGGTCTTTTTTCGGGTGTTCAGAGTCTGAAAATCGGATTGCTGGACAAGATAGAGATTGTTTGCTCTGCGGTGTTCCTCCAACCCTGGAAGGAACATCGCAGAGCAGTGATGATCGGTTTTCTCTTTGGTTTATTTTCGCAGGACCTTGATCACCGCCGAGAAATCTTCCTCGCCCAGACCCTGCTCAAGTGCCTGTGAATAGATCTGGCTGACCGCGTCTGCCGCGGGGAGCTTGAGACCTGCTTTTTCTCCCGCCTCCCGGGCAAGCTGCAGCCCTTCGTAGACATATTTAAGTGCCAGGTTGCGGGAGAAGTTACCGCGTGCGATGGAGCGTGCCTTGGCGTTGAAGAGGGGGGAGGCCGCGCCGCCCGAATCAAGGACTTCGATGATCTTTTCGGGGCTGAAGCCAAGCTTTTCACCCAGGGTCAGCCCTTCGGCCAGAGCCTGCATCAGTTCGGCCTGCACCACGTTGGCGACAAACTTCATGCGAGTGGCATCGCCCACATCGCCGACGTGAATGATGTGAAGACCCAGCAGAGAGAACGGTTCGTGGCAGCGGCTCAGCAGCGTTTCATCCCCGCCGGCAAGAATGGTCAGAAGCCCGTTGGCGGCATGTTCCTTGGTCCCCCATACGGGCGCCTCAAGAAAGAGAGCCTTGCGCTCTTTGGCGGCCTTGTCGAGTTCCAGGGTCACCTCGAGGCTGTGAGTGCCCATGTCGACCAGAATCGTTCCGGGCTCGAGGGCATCGAGAAAAGCCCGGTCGCCCGAGAGCATTTCCTCTGTCTCCTGGCGCTCGGGGAGGATGATGATGACCATATCCTTGTTGCTTGCGACATCATGGAGCGTTTTGGCCTCCTTGGCGCCCAGACGGACAAGGTCTGCGACGGCATCGGGCTGCCGGTCATAGACGGTCAGGTTGTAATTGCCCTTCAACAGGTTCATCGCCATGTGGCGACCCACAGTTCCCAGGCCTATAAAGCCGATTTCTTTTACCATTTTCACCTCCGGGGTTGCTGTCAATATACGACGGTTGCCGAAAAGCTCCGATTAAATACATGAACCCTAACTATAGCAAAAGGTAAATTGTGCGCTACTTATAAATTGCGGAAAGTTCCTTTTGATCTCCGGTGGCGATGGGCACCAATCTTTAAGTGGTGGTGGGAGGCGTGGGGATATTTTTGCCCCAACCGACCCGCAAATGTCATATAATCGAGCCTTTCCGGCATTTATGCAGGCCTGTAAGGAATAGTCGATGTCGTACAATTATGATTTCAAACGATGTAAATTCTGCGGAGAAACTGCAGCTGAGCCGCTGTACCGTCTCGACGGCGGCAAAATCATATACCGCTGTACGGCTTGTGATTTCCATGCCATCGACTTTCTCGACCTTCCGGCCGATACTTCTTCTCCCGATGCGGGCACGCCTCTGGATGAGACTTCACGAGCTTATATGGAGGAGCGGCTGCGAGGGTACGATCCGCTGCCGACCCAGCGTCTCGATCTGATAAAAAGGTACTTTGGTCTGCAGGGAGCCTCCTGCCTCGATATTGGAGCGGGGGTGGGGCAGTTCATGGTGCTCCTGGCCGGGGAGGGGGCGGAGGTCCATGGTCTGGAGCCGAGCCGCATGCGCCGCGAGTTCGCCCGTCTGAAGTTCGGTCTGGATCTATTCCCGCATACGATCGAGCAGTTCGGCCAACAGGAGGAAAATGCCGGCCGTTTTGATCTGGTGACCCTGTGGGATGTTATCGAGCATGTCAACTTCCCGGTGGAGACCATGGAAGCGGTGCAGCGTGTGCTGAGACCCGGTGGGATGCTGTTTGTCGATACGCCTTCGCGGGAGGCGGGGTCGTACCGCTTCAGCGAATGGCTTTATCGCCTCACCGGCGGGAAGATTTCTCTGTATCTTGATTCTTTCTATTCCGCGGCGCCTTTCGGCCACAAGCAGATTTTTCGTCCCCGCCAACTTGCACAGCTTGCCCAGAAAGCGGGTTTTGATGTCGTCAGCTTGAAATACGGCTATGAAGACAGAGCCGGGTTGTCCGCCTTTGTGCGCCCCCGCAATCGGCTTGTGCTTGTCTGCCGTCGGCCGTAGAATGTCGACCATGGATCGTGCCTCCCGCAACCGCCTGACACCCCAGTTATCGGATCGCTTCAGCGGTTCTACGCTTTTTGATCGCGTCGCGCGTGCCGGCTGCCTGCCGCGCAAGGAGCTGTATGAAGCCTGGGAGGTGGCACGCCGGGTGCGCCGTGCCGGGTATTGTGTCCATACCCAGACGATCCCCGGGGATATTACGCCCCAAAATCGGTTATTGCTCGCTGAGTCTGGCGGGAAAATGCCTCATACGGCTTTCGGGACGGAAGTAAAATGAACGGGTGATCAAAGGATATGAGTCAGCAACGAAAAAATTATATGACCCCCGGCTGCGCCGCGCGCATGCGGGCGGAACTCAAGGAACTGCTCTACAAGGAGCGCCCCGCGATGGTCGACACGGTAGCCTGGGCGGCTTCCAACGGCGACCGTTCCGAGAACGCGGATTATCAGTACGGCAAAAGGCGCCTGCG
Protein-coding sequences here:
- a CDS encoding mechanosensitive ion channel family protein is translated as MDIEIREWFNVLIPVGILILGAIVGGALHKILFKILDKLAAKTQNRWLHSIVRNLEGPARLLLPLAILLLITPSLRLSDEVIAILRHIFSLLFIGGLSWLMVSAVFVTRDLILHNHSLDKSDNLRARTIYTQVNVLVKIMVVIICIIGASSMLMTFEKIRQIGVSLLASAGIAGIIVGFAAQKSLATLFAGIQIALTQPIRIDDVVIVEGEWGRIEEITLTYVVVRIWDLRRLVVPITYFIDNTFQNWTRVSADILGTVFIYADYRLPVEALREQLHVILKDCEGWDGKVWGLQVTGTDNQTMELRALMSAHDAGTAWDLRCAVREKLLSWLQSNYPECLPRVRAEVDDIANMNKPGGERGPQ
- a CDS encoding NAD(P)-dependent oxidoreductase produces the protein MVKEIGFIGLGTVGRHMAMNLLKGNYNLTVYDRQPDAVADLVRLGAKEAKTLHDVASNKDMVIIILPERQETEEMLSGDRAFLDALEPGTILVDMGTHSLEVTLELDKAAKERKALFLEAPVWGTKEHAANGLLTILAGGDETLLSRCHEPFSLLGLHIIHVGDVGDATRMKFVANVVQAELMQALAEGLTLGEKLGFSPEKIIEVLDSGGAASPLFNAKARSIARGNFSRNLALKYVYEGLQLAREAGEKAGLKLPAADAVSQIYSQALEQGLGEEDFSAVIKVLRK
- a CDS encoding class I SAM-dependent methyltransferase — translated: MSYNYDFKRCKFCGETAAEPLYRLDGGKIIYRCTACDFHAIDFLDLPADTSSPDAGTPLDETSRAYMEERLRGYDPLPTQRLDLIKRYFGLQGASCLDIGAGVGQFMVLLAGEGAEVHGLEPSRMRREFARLKFGLDLFPHTIEQFGQQEENAGRFDLVTLWDVIEHVNFPVETMEAVQRVLRPGGMLFVDTPSREAGSYRFSEWLYRLTGGKISLYLDSFYSAAPFGHKQIFRPRQLAQLAQKAGFDVVSLKYGYEDRAGLSAFVRPRNRLVLVCRRP